The following are from one region of the Cetobacterium somerae genome:
- a CDS encoding aryl-sulfate sulfotransferase: MGHPTIYPTGATIYNPEKAWSGYTVFNLIGLGAMLIDMNGREIRLWEGLQGFPNKIFPNGHILGSRGERSPKFGMQDQTDLVELDWDGNIVWKFDELEYIEDEGETPRWMARQHHDYQREGNPVGYYSPGMEPKLGGGKTLILGHINVRNPKISDKLLHDDIIYEVDENGKIIWKWICSEHFDEYGFSEEAKNVLFRDPNLRATHPEKVGDWMHINSMSALGPNKFYEAGDKRFHPENIIWDARETNIIAIISKETGKVVWKLGPDYNTPELKHLGCIIGQHHAHMIPKGLPGEGNILVFDNGGWAGYGAPNPVSKFGEKNARRDFSRVLEIDPVTLEIVWQYTPKEAGFVMPLDASRFYSPFISGAQRLPNGNTLITEGSDGRLIEVTPDFEIVWEYINPRWDKEIMNMNMIYRSYRIPYEWIPQLEKPVETKIKKLDVSNFRVPGAAPSGGAFKIKVEGVTPYVKADAISACVAAGDEVEQKPKLFDINEKLFPGITSAKLKEKVAQKTDILIFVGAERCKNCRDLQPILEELLPEFEGKFEQYHLDADKEKPYLEENKIKSIPTLIIYKNGELIGRLIGSHSIDEVEEFLEQ; encoded by the coding sequence ATGGGTCATCCAACTATTTATCCAACAGGAGCAACGATTTATAATCCAGAAAAAGCATGGAGTGGTTACACAGTATTTAATTTAATTGGTTTAGGAGCAATGTTAATTGATATGAATGGACGTGAAATACGTTTATGGGAAGGATTACAAGGGTTTCCAAATAAAATTTTCCCTAACGGTCATATATTAGGGAGTAGAGGGGAAAGAAGTCCTAAATTTGGAATGCAAGATCAAACAGATTTAGTTGAATTAGATTGGGATGGAAATATTGTTTGGAAATTTGATGAGTTAGAATATATAGAGGATGAAGGAGAAACTCCTAGATGGATGGCAAGACAACATCACGATTACCAAAGAGAAGGAAACCCAGTAGGATACTATTCACCTGGAATGGAACCTAAATTAGGTGGTGGAAAAACTTTAATTCTAGGTCACATCAATGTTAGAAATCCTAAAATTTCAGATAAACTTTTACATGATGATATTATTTATGAAGTTGATGAGAATGGAAAAATAATTTGGAAATGGATTTGTAGTGAGCACTTTGATGAGTATGGTTTTTCAGAAGAAGCTAAAAATGTTTTATTTAGAGATCCAAATTTAAGAGCTACACATCCTGAAAAGGTTGGAGACTGGATGCATATAAATTCAATGTCAGCTTTAGGTCCAAATAAATTTTATGAAGCTGGTGACAAAAGATTCCACCCTGAAAATATTATATGGGATGCTAGAGAAACAAATATAATTGCTATTATCAGTAAAGAAACTGGAAAAGTAGTTTGGAAATTAGGACCTGATTACAACACACCTGAACTAAAACATTTAGGATGTATCATAGGACAACATCACGCTCACATGATTCCAAAAGGATTACCTGGCGAGGGAAATATATTGGTATTTGATAATGGAGGATGGGCTGGATATGGTGCACCAAATCCTGTATCTAAATTTGGAGAAAAAAATGCCAGAAGAGATTTTTCTAGAGTTTTAGAAATAGATCCCGTTACATTGGAAATTGTATGGCAATATACACCAAAAGAGGCTGGATTTGTGATGCCACTAGATGCTTCAAGATTCTATAGTCCATTTATAAGTGGAGCTCAAAGATTGCCAAATGGAAATACCTTAATAACAGAGGGATCTGACGGAAGATTAATCGAAGTAACACCTGATTTTGAAATTGTTTGGGAATATATAAATCCAAGATGGGATAAAGAAATTATGAACATGAATATGATATATAGATCATACCGAATTCCTTACGAATGGATTCCTCAACTTGAAAAACCAGTTGAAACAAAAATAAAAAAACTAGATGTTTCAAACTTTAGAGTTCCAGGAGCTGCTCCAAGTGGTGGTGCTTTCAAAATCAAAGTAGAGGGTGTTACACCATATGTTAAAGCTGATGCTATCAGTGCTTGTGTTGCAGCAGGGGATGAAGTAGAACAAAAACCAAAACTATTTGATATAAATGAAAAGTTGTTCCCTGGAATAACATCTGCAAAATTAAAGGAAAAAGTTGCTCAAAAAACAGATATCCTTATATTTGTAGGAGCTGAAAGATGTAAAAACTGTAGAGATTTACAACCTATACTAGAAGAGCTATTGCCTGAATTTGAAGGAAAATTTGAGCAATATCATCTAGATGCCGACAAAGAAAAACCATACTTAGAAGAGAATAAGATTAAATCAATTCCTACTTTAATAATATACAAAAATGGAGAATTAATAGGAAGATTAATAGGGTCACATTCAATTGATGAGGTAGAGGAATTCTTAGAACAGTAA
- the trxB gene encoding thioredoxin-disulfide reductase: MDKIYDLIIVGAGPAGLAAGVYGARAKMKTLILEKGTIGGMASKTTEIVNYPGIPKTSGEKLGEVMSEHAENLGATIVRDSIKTVELNGEIKVLKSRRKEYKARSVIFATGTRPRVLGIPGEVDFKGSGVAYCATCDAEFFSNQEVVVVGSGDQAIEEGMFISKYASKVKVIVLHDEGVLDCNRLSAEEAFKNPKIEFIWNSTLDEIIGDESVERVKVKNLKTGIITDIPCKGVFFFVGMIPNTEFLEETELKLDKRGHIECDSLLNSSISGVFVAGDVREKYLKQVITAAADGAIAAVAAEKYLEEMNIYLNRIKDKNVAIGFWNSLDSDGLKYLSEKEKELRENNIDDFIYVDIRKNKHLAKFFNKENIDSPELVINK, encoded by the coding sequence ATGGATAAAATTTACGATTTAATAATTGTTGGTGCAGGACCGGCTGGACTAGCTGCAGGAGTCTATGGAGCTAGAGCCAAAATGAAAACTTTAATTTTAGAAAAAGGAACTATAGGTGGGATGGCTTCAAAGACTACAGAGATAGTTAACTACCCTGGAATTCCCAAAACTTCTGGAGAAAAACTAGGAGAAGTTATGTCTGAGCATGCAGAAAACCTAGGCGCTACAATTGTAAGAGATAGCATAAAAACTGTAGAATTAAATGGTGAGATAAAAGTTTTAAAAAGTAGAAGAAAAGAATACAAAGCTAGAAGTGTGATTTTTGCAACAGGAACTAGACCTAGAGTTTTAGGAATTCCTGGAGAAGTAGATTTTAAAGGTAGTGGAGTGGCTTATTGTGCTACTTGTGATGCTGAATTTTTCTCAAATCAAGAGGTTGTTGTTGTTGGAAGTGGAGATCAAGCTATTGAAGAGGGAATGTTTATATCCAAATATGCTTCAAAAGTAAAAGTTATAGTTCTTCATGATGAAGGAGTATTAGATTGTAATAGATTAAGTGCAGAGGAAGCTTTTAAAAATCCTAAAATAGAGTTTATTTGGAATTCCACTCTTGATGAAATCATAGGAGATGAATCTGTAGAAAGAGTAAAAGTTAAAAATTTAAAAACAGGAATTATAACGGATATTCCTTGTAAAGGTGTATTTTTCTTTGTTGGAATGATTCCTAATACTGAATTTTTAGAAGAAACAGAATTAAAACTTGATAAGAGAGGTCATATCGAATGTGATAGTTTATTAAATTCATCAATCTCTGGAGTTTTTGTAGCTGGAGATGTAAGAGAAAAATATTTAAAGCAAGTTATAACTGCTGCTGCCGATGGAGCTATAGCAGCTGTAGCAGCTGAAAAATATTTAGAGGAGATGAATATTTATCTAAATAGAATTAAAGATAAAAATGTAGCCATTGGATTTTGGAACTCTTTAGATAGCGATGGGCTAAAATATCTTTCTGAAAAAGAAAAAGAGTTAAGAGAGAATAACATAGATGATTTTATATATGTTGATATTAGAAAAAATAAACACTTAGCAAAATTTTTTAACAAAGAAAATATAGATAGTCCAGAGTTAGTAATAAACAAATAA
- a CDS encoding YbhB/YbcL family Raf kinase inhibitor-like protein — translation MPGDVKALSENASATDSKLIQGENSCWSLIGGSLPKEEVDRYEGPVPPNKTHTYTITLYALDKEIDLKKGFYLNELYDAIDGHVLEKIFLKAKYIKE, via the coding sequence ATACCAGGAGATGTAAAGGCTTTATCTGAAAATGCCAGTGCAACAGATTCAAAATTAATTCAAGGTGAAAATAGCTGCTGGTCTTTAATTGGTGGTAGTTTGCCAAAAGAGGAAGTAGATAGATATGAAGGGCCTGTTCCACCTAATAAAACACATACTTATACAATAACACTATATGCTTTAGACAAAGAGATAGATTTAAAAAAAGGATTTTATTTAAATGAATTATATGACGCTATAGATGGTCATGTTTTAGAAAAAATATTTTTAAAAGCTAAATATATAAAAGAATAG
- the mgtA gene encoding magnesium-translocating P-type ATPase: MIILYENFDNSSNSISGTLKLFSEADIKTVFMTLETSLEGIKNEEAISRLEKFGLNEISKEKVKPWYIQLLLAFLNPFNFILGTLAFVSLFTDVIFAKETERSWISIILIITMILISSFIKFIQEYRSSKTAEKLKNLIITKVTIIRDNLPLEVDIKTLVPGDIVKLTAGDIVPGDIRIVSSKDLFISQSVLTGESNPVEKYSNLLVKAGTISDLSNIVLMGTNVLSGAATGIVLGTGKHTFLNTISESLKNTKIETSFEKGIDDISRLLIKFMIFMVPIVFLINGYLKDAWFESLLFSLSVAIGLTPEMLPMIVTGNLTKGAIELSKKKTIVKKLDSIHNFGAMNILCTDKTGTLTQDKVTVVKYLNFKGIDDDNVLYLAYLNSYFQTGLKNLMDRAILEFEEEHYSIKNKYKKIDELPFDFERRRMSVIVEDSDGNRTMITKGAIEEMLYISNFVEIDGQVFEIKDEIEEKIKILVSNLNEDGMRVIGIGKKTLPKDRDLNFSNKDEKSLTFVGMLGFLDPPKEGVGDTLKSLYQYGVDVKILTGDNELVTQKICKDIGIEVTGAIDGSYMEAIDDLELKKLLKDTTIFCKLSPLDKARVVRLLKEMGNTVGYMGDGINDAPALRQCDVGISVENGMDIAKESAQIILLEKELSVLLEGVIIGRKIFTNMIKYLKMTASSNFGNVFSVVLASAFLPFLPMLPIQILFQNLLYDISQISIPWDNVDTEDILKPKNWSAESVGKFMVYIGPLSSIFDIITFLVMFYIFKANSPATQALFHTGWFIESILSQTLIIHLIRTRKIPFIESNANIKVILLTSTIMIFALFVPYSKINGTLGFIPIPISYFIWVILILTGYFFTIIFAKKYFIKKFNSWL, from the coding sequence ATGATTATTTTGTATGAAAACTTTGATAACAGCTCAAATAGTATAAGCGGAACATTAAAACTATTTTCTGAAGCTGATATAAAAACTGTCTTTATGACTTTAGAAACCTCTTTAGAAGGTATTAAAAATGAAGAAGCCATAAGCCGTTTAGAAAAATTTGGATTAAATGAGATTTCAAAAGAGAAAGTAAAACCTTGGTATATCCAACTTTTACTCGCTTTTTTAAATCCTTTTAATTTTATTTTAGGAACTTTGGCCTTCGTTTCTCTTTTTACTGATGTTATTTTTGCTAAAGAAACTGAGCGTTCCTGGATATCTATAATTTTAATTATAACTATGATTTTAATAAGCAGTTTTATTAAATTTATTCAAGAGTATCGTTCTAGTAAAACTGCTGAAAAATTAAAAAATCTAATTATTACTAAAGTTACAATAATTAGAGATAATCTTCCTCTGGAAGTTGATATAAAAACCTTAGTTCCTGGGGATATTGTTAAACTTACTGCTGGAGATATTGTTCCTGGAGATATTAGAATTGTATCTAGTAAAGATCTTTTTATTAGTCAATCTGTATTAACTGGGGAGTCTAATCCTGTGGAAAAATACTCTAATCTACTTGTAAAAGCTGGAACTATCTCTGATTTATCTAACATAGTTTTAATGGGAACTAATGTTTTAAGTGGAGCTGCTACTGGAATAGTTCTTGGAACTGGAAAACACACATTTTTAAATACTATTAGTGAAAGTTTAAAAAATACAAAAATAGAAACTAGTTTTGAAAAAGGAATTGATGATATCTCAAGACTTTTAATTAAGTTTATGATTTTTATGGTACCAATTGTTTTTCTAATAAATGGTTATTTAAAAGATGCTTGGTTTGAATCTTTATTATTTAGCTTATCTGTTGCCATTGGTTTAACTCCTGAAATGCTTCCTATGATTGTAACTGGTAACTTAACTAAAGGTGCTATTGAACTTTCAAAGAAAAAAACTATAGTTAAAAAACTTGATTCTATACATAATTTTGGAGCTATGAATATTTTATGTACAGATAAAACAGGAACATTAACTCAAGATAAGGTAACTGTTGTAAAATACTTAAATTTTAAGGGGATTGATGATGATAATGTTTTATATTTAGCATATCTAAATAGTTATTTTCAAACAGGACTTAAAAATCTTATGGATAGAGCTATTTTAGAGTTTGAAGAGGAACATTACTCTATAAAAAATAAATACAAAAAAATTGACGAGCTACCATTTGATTTCGAACGTAGAAGAATGTCTGTTATAGTTGAAGATAGTGATGGTAATAGAACTATGATTACTAAGGGTGCTATTGAAGAGATGCTATATATCTCAAATTTTGTAGAGATTGATGGTCAGGTATTTGAAATAAAAGATGAGATTGAAGAAAAAATCAAAATTCTTGTTTCTAATTTAAATGAGGATGGAATGAGAGTTATTGGTATTGGTAAAAAAACACTTCCCAAAGATAGGGATCTTAACTTTAGTAATAAAGATGAGAAATCTTTAACTTTTGTTGGAATGCTAGGGTTTTTAGATCCACCTAAAGAGGGTGTAGGAGATACTTTAAAATCTTTATATCAGTACGGAGTAGATGTTAAAATTTTAACTGGGGATAATGAATTAGTTACTCAAAAAATATGTAAAGATATTGGAATTGAAGTTACAGGAGCTATTGATGGAAGCTATATGGAAGCTATTGATGATTTAGAGTTAAAAAAACTTCTAAAAGATACAACTATATTTTGTAAACTTTCACCACTTGATAAAGCTAGAGTTGTTAGACTCTTAAAAGAGATGGGGAATACTGTTGGTTATATGGGTGACGGAATAAACGATGCTCCTGCTCTTCGACAATGTGATGTTGGAATTTCAGTTGAAAATGGTATGGATATCGCTAAAGAATCTGCTCAGATAATACTTTTAGAAAAGGAACTTTCAGTTCTTTTAGAAGGTGTTATAATTGGTCGAAAAATATTTACTAATATGATTAAATATCTAAAGATGACAGCATCTTCAAATTTTGGAAATGTATTTAGTGTTGTTTTAGCTAGTGCCTTTTTACCATTTTTACCAATGCTTCCTATACAGATACTTTTTCAAAACCTGCTTTATGATATCTCTCAAATCTCTATTCCTTGGGATAATGTTGATACAGAGGATATTTTAAAACCTAAAAATTGGAGTGCTGAAAGTGTTGGGAAATTTATGGTTTATATAGGTCCTTTAAGTTCTATCTTTGATATTATTACATTTTTGGTTATGTTTTATATATTTAAGGCTAATTCACCTGCCACACAAGCTCTTTTTCATACTGGTTGGTTTATAGAGAGTATTTTATCACAAACTCTTATAATTCACCTTATTAGAACTAGAAAAATCCCTTTTATTGAATCTAATGCCAACATAAAAGTTATTCTCTTAACTTCTACCATTATGATTTTTGCTTTATTTGTTCCATATTCTAAAATTAACGGAACTTTAGGATTTATACCAATACCTATTTCTTACTTTATTTGGGTTATTTTAATACTTACTGGATACTTTTTTACTATAATTTTTGCAAAAAAATATTTTATTAAAAAATTCAATAGCTGGTTATGA
- a CDS encoding MFS transporter — MITIAFFCFIIGISLSISGILGRNMFIGFALCSTLLGFATPFYQGLQVVVLQQKIQENYLGRVMSLSGSLMAIGTPIGIGLSGVISNKIGVENFFLYSGILIVFISILYLTIQTSEKSRKIFSASFK; from the coding sequence ATAATTACAATTGCTTTCTTTTGTTTTATCATAGGAATTAGTTTATCCATCTCTGGAATTTTAGGTAGAAATATGTTCATAGGATTTGCTCTTTGCTCAACTCTTTTAGGCTTTGCAACACCTTTTTATCAAGGGCTTCAAGTTGTTGTACTTCAACAAAAAATCCAAGAGAACTACCTAGGAAGGGTTATGTCTTTATCAGGAAGTCTTATGGCCATTGGAACTCCTATTGGAATAGGACTTTCAGGAGTTATTTCAAATAAAATCGGAGTTGAAAACTTTTTTCTTTATTCAGGAATTCTAATTGTTTTTATATCTATTCTTTATCTAACTATTCAGACTTCAGAAAAATCAAGAAAAATATTTTCTGCATCTTTCAAATAG
- a CDS encoding YkvA family protein — MDKLIIKFFKKFQGRKISSQDLKLALKKAMNLGASAEDFLLIINLVKDTKNRKYKLDKKYLVVLTAAIIYVIVPIDAVSDLIPGVGWIDDATLIGYVARGYAEVLKDYKDFCNKKKELA; from the coding sequence ATGGATAAATTGATTATTAAATTTTTTAAAAAGTTTCAAGGAAGAAAAATTAGTTCTCAAGATTTAAAACTAGCTTTGAAAAAAGCTATGAATTTAGGTGCTAGTGCTGAAGATTTCCTTCTTATTATTAATTTAGTAAAAGATACAAAAAACAGAAAATATAAATTAGATAAAAAGTATTTAGTTGTTTTAACTGCTGCAATTATATATGTTATCGTTCCTATTGATGCTGTTTCAGATTTAATCCCTGGAGTTGGATGGATTGACGATGCCACTTTAATTGGATATGTTGCTAGAGGTTATGCTGAAGTTTTAAAAGACTATAAAGATTTTTGTAATAAAAAGAAGGAGCTTGCTTAG
- a CDS encoding type 1 glutamine amidotransferase domain-containing protein: MNKKVLVVVTNVSKYSNVNRATGLWLGEAVHFVEVMENNGFEITYISPLGGYTPIDPHSIEPEMMSDLDWKFYTDRNFMNALGTTVPAKDINYNDYSIIYYTGGHGVIWDFPNDKKLQEIAIGIWNNGGIVSAVCHGLAGLLNIKDSSGEYLIKDKKVTGFSDSEEKEVQLDKLVPYLTEDELVKRGAKYSKTDNWGEYAVADGRLVTGQNPSSGAAVAREILKVLQK; this comes from the coding sequence ATGAACAAAAAAGTTTTAGTTGTTGTTACAAATGTTTCAAAATACTCAAATGTTAATAGAGCTACAGGTTTATGGTTAGGTGAAGCTGTTCACTTTGTTGAAGTTATGGAAAACAATGGCTTTGAAATAACTTATATTAGCCCTTTAGGTGGATATACACCTATTGATCCACATAGTATTGAGCCTGAAATGATGTCTGATTTAGATTGGAAATTTTATACTGATCGAAATTTTATGAATGCTCTTGGAACTACCGTTCCTGCTAAGGATATTAACTATAATGACTACTCTATTATCTATTATACTGGAGGACATGGCGTTATTTGGGACTTCCCTAATGATAAAAAACTACAAGAAATTGCTATTGGTATTTGGAACAATGGTGGAATTGTTTCAGCTGTTTGTCACGGATTAGCTGGACTGTTAAATATAAAGGATAGTTCTGGAGAGTATTTAATAAAGGATAAAAAAGTTACAGGATTCTCTGATAGTGAGGAAAAAGAGGTTCAACTTGATAAGCTTGTTCCATATTTAACAGAGGATGAACTTGTTAAAAGAGGAGCTAAATATAGTAAAACTGATAATTGGGGGGAGTACGCAGTTGCTGATGGAAGATTAGTTACAGGGCAAAACCCTTCATCTGGAGCTGCTGTTGCTAGAGAGATTTTAAAGGTTTTACAAAAATAA
- a CDS encoding YbhB/YbcL family Raf kinase inhibitor-like protein gives MKKSGNFILKSDSIKDGYIKDEFGKYGDLWIDNMPSKSLNLKWENAPEETESFLVVMQDYDAIPVAGFSWIHWIALVPKNYTELKEDASRMDKNIIQGINSWASKLVGLPKERATFYGGPTPPDKDHIYEVKIYALDNIPNLKTGFYLNEAYKEIKGHVLEEAEIEGIYRV, from the coding sequence ATGAAAAAAAGTGGGAATTTTATATTGAAAAGTGATAGTATTAAAGATGGTTATATCAAAGATGAGTTTGGAAAATATGGAGATTTATGGATAGATAATATGCCTTCAAAATCTTTAAATTTAAAATGGGAAAATGCTCCAGAAGAAACAGAAAGTTTTTTGGTTGTTATGCAAGACTATGATGCAATTCCTGTAGCTGGATTTTCTTGGATACACTGGATAGCACTAGTTCCAAAAAATTATACTGAATTAAAAGAGGATGCAAGTAGAATGGATAAAAATATAATTCAAGGAATAAATAGTTGGGCATCAAAGTTAGTTGGATTACCAAAGGAAAGAGCGACGTTTTATGGTGGGCCAACTCCACCAGATAAAGACCATATATATGAAGTGAAAATATATGCCTTAGACAATATTCCAAATTTAAAAACTGGATTTTATTTAAACGAAGCTTATAAAGAGATAAAAGGTCATGTATTGGAGGAAGCAGAAATAGAGGGGATATATAGAGTATAG
- a CDS encoding DUF1847 domain-containing protein translates to MYSCANCKVHGCREQNYEKMPKNCPSRDREFQEENKLLYLDEENYKLAHNSALVESEGYCRLTRVEEIMEFAKKNNFTKIGLAFCVGLRNEAEIFTKILENRDFEVCSIICKNGSVSKEFIGISDCEKVRPGTNEVICNPIGQARLLNKMGTQLNVMLGLCVGHDSLFMKYSEAPATVLAVKDRVTGHNPLAPLYISDTYYHKKLFK, encoded by the coding sequence ATGTATAGTTGTGCAAATTGTAAAGTTCATGGGTGTAGAGAACAAAATTATGAAAAAATGCCTAAAAATTGTCCAAGTCGAGATAGAGAGTTTCAAGAGGAGAATAAACTCTTATATTTAGATGAGGAGAATTATAAATTAGCTCATAATTCAGCTTTAGTTGAAAGTGAAGGCTATTGTAGGTTAACTAGGGTAGAAGAGATAATGGAGTTTGCTAAAAAAAATAACTTTACAAAAATAGGATTAGCATTTTGTGTTGGACTTAGAAATGAAGCTGAGATTTTTACAAAAATACTCGAAAATAGAGATTTTGAGGTATGTTCAATAATTTGCAAAAATGGTTCTGTGTCAAAGGAGTTTATAGGTATATCCGACTGTGAAAAGGTTAGGCCTGGAACTAACGAGGTAATTTGTAATCCTATTGGTCAGGCAAGGCTTCTTAATAAAATGGGAACACAGTTAAATGTTATGTTAGGACTTTGTGTAGGTCACGACTCTCTTTTTATGAAGTATTCAGAGGCTCCAGCAACAGTTTTAGCTGTAAAAGATAGAGTTACAGGACATAATCCTTTAGCACCATTATATATATCAGATACGTATTATCATAAAAAACTTTTTAAATAA
- a CDS encoding BglG family transcription antiterminator produces MNTTAANILKILSQSEMSVDDMQLYLEVEKSSIIKSILQFNEFLKSINLPTIEKSENLYSLNLSSQQMKTLFNNFNILTSREKVDYLYIKFIATGFLNLEKEKENLAISRSTILRAFKTVKETFAKNGTSYEYVHGKGLVLKNLSQIDKGTFCKKLMIFFIEEDILVPSRKKLLDSIKKFDTKERMEKLYPILSSSDISINYVMLSFVHTLEICVDLFGGFNFKIDKDSNLEKFIKLKNLVYKHGIGFSDGYKKQLIEFLFSFSYEEGQLDGTIINKSSKLIEELKKYFKLQIPNKDLYRLLFNKVYLSFFKFENNILKISNLKRDKGQLKILEKLDKFLEEYSYKMYLADKHIIAFVLKTIIIEENLNDIKNVLLLFQDAVINKKSAFNIYLKRYIPTVNFDVEPILFYQKDVATLKKNYDIIITDSKISYDSILIDSYNNIKIYEILENHALKRGLNKE; encoded by the coding sequence ATGAATACAACAGCTGCCAATATTTTAAAAATTTTATCTCAGAGTGAAATGTCTGTAGATGATATGCAGTTGTATTTAGAAGTAGAAAAGAGTTCTATAATAAAATCTATATTGCAATTTAATGAATTTTTAAAATCAATTAATTTACCAACAATAGAAAAGAGTGAAAACTTATACTCTTTAAATCTTTCAAGTCAACAAATGAAAACACTATTTAACAATTTTAACATCTTAACATCAAGAGAAAAAGTAGATTATCTATATATTAAATTTATTGCTACAGGATTTCTGAATTTAGAAAAAGAGAAAGAAAATTTAGCCATATCTAGAAGTACAATTTTAAGAGCTTTTAAAACTGTGAAAGAGACTTTTGCAAAAAATGGAACAAGTTATGAATATGTTCATGGAAAAGGTTTAGTTTTAAAAAATTTAAGTCAAATTGATAAAGGTACTTTTTGTAAAAAATTAATGATATTTTTTATAGAGGAGGATATTCTAGTTCCGAGTAGAAAAAAACTATTAGATAGTATAAAAAAATTTGATACAAAAGAACGTATGGAAAAGCTATACCCTATTTTAAGTAGTTCAGATATATCTATAAACTACGTTATGCTTTCTTTTGTTCATACTTTAGAAATTTGTGTTGATTTATTTGGAGGATTTAATTTTAAAATAGATAAAGACTCAAATCTAGAGAAATTTATAAAATTAAAAAATTTAGTTTATAAACATGGTATTGGTTTTAGTGATGGATATAAAAAGCAACTAATAGAGTTTTTATTTTCATTTTCTTATGAAGAAGGTCAATTAGATGGGACAATAATTAATAAGAGTTCAAAGCTAATAGAAGAATTAAAAAAATACTTTAAGTTACAAATACCAAATAAAGATTTATATAGATTACTTTTCAATAAAGTTTATCTTTCATTTTTTAAATTTGAGAATAATATTTTAAAAATTTCAAATTTAAAGAGAGATAAAGGTCAATTAAAAATTTTAGAAAAATTAGATAAATTTTTAGAGGAGTACTCATATAAAATGTACCTTGCTGATAAACATATAATAGCTTTTGTCTTAAAGACTATTATTATAGAGGAGAATCTTAATGATATAAAAAATGTGTTACTTCTATTTCAAGATGCAGTAATTAATAAAAAAAGTGCATTTAATATATACTTAAAAAGATATATTCCAACTGTTAATTTTGATGTTGAACCGATATTATTTTATCAAAAAGATGTAGCTACCCTGAAAAAAAACTATGATATTATTATAACTGATAGTAAAATATCTTATGATTCAATTTTAATTGATTCATATAATAATATTAAAATTTATGAAATCTTAGAAAATCATGCTTTAAAAAGAGGATTAAATAAGGAGTAG